Proteins encoded together in one Chiloscyllium plagiosum isolate BGI_BamShark_2017 chromosome 3, ASM401019v2, whole genome shotgun sequence window:
- the LOC122548549 gene encoding cold-inducible RNA-binding protein B-like — protein MSDEGKLFVGGLNFDTDEQSLEEVFSKYGQIAEVKVIKDRDTMASRGFGFITFENPDDARDALQAMNGKSIDGRQIRVDHAEKKSGGGGYGGGRGGYGRGRGGGGYGSRQYDSRADGYYRGDSYSRGRGGGYGGRSSYQ, from the coding sequence ATGTCCGACGAAGGAAAGTTGTTCGTCGGCGGCCTGAACTTCGACACAGACGAGCAATCCCTGGAAGAGGTTTTCTCCAAGTACGGCCAGATCGCTGAGGTGAAAGTGATTAAGGACAGAGACACCATGGCTTCCCGCGGCTTCGGCTTCATCACTTTCGAGAACCCGGACGACGCCAGGGACGCGCTGCAGGCCATGAACGGAAAATCCATCGACGGGCGGCAGATCCGGGTGGACCACGCCGAGAAGAAGTCGGGAGGAGGTGGCTACGGCGGTGGCCGAGGCGGTTACGGACGTGGACGAGGAGGCGGTGGCTACGGCTCTCGGCAGTACGATTCGCGGGCGGACGGCTACTACCGGGGAGACAGCTATTCCCGGGGCCGGGGAGGAGGCTACGGAGGGCGCAGCTCCTACCAGTGA